A window from Candidatus Binatia bacterium encodes these proteins:
- a CDS encoding TonB-dependent receptor, giving the protein MQLSNSGGDPLNGDGRLQEQVSQEFQVNGEALEGGLSYVTGAFLFWENGNDVSVTQAVPEVLNSVTEGTTKIDNFTWALFGQATRDMTEWASLTGGVRYTSDKKELGIISRDPRADAPPTVDEANSKTFDAWTPMGSLAFTLPEDLMGDTPLDHLMGYFTYSRGFKGGGFNGVINPQVEELLPFDPETLDMDELGFKTIGFDQRVTFNLALFYGGYSDLQVTGPRGRRRP; this is encoded by the coding sequence TTGCAGCTCTCGAATTCCGGCGGCGACCCGCTGAACGGTGACGGCCGCTTGCAGGAGCAGGTCAGTCAGGAGTTCCAGGTGAACGGCGAAGCGCTCGAGGGTGGGCTCTCTTACGTGACCGGTGCGTTCCTCTTCTGGGAGAACGGCAACGACGTCAGCGTGACCCAGGCCGTCCCCGAGGTCCTGAACTCCGTCACCGAGGGCACGACCAAGATAGACAACTTCACCTGGGCGCTCTTCGGCCAGGCCACGAGGGACATGACGGAGTGGGCGAGCCTCACCGGCGGTGTCCGCTACACGTCGGACAAGAAGGAGCTCGGGATCATCAGTCGCGACCCTCGTGCCGACGCCCCGCCGACCGTCGACGAGGCGAACTCGAAGACGTTCGACGCATGGACGCCGATGGGTAGTCTCGCGTTCACCCTGCCCGAAGATCTGATGGGCGACACGCCCCTCGATCACCTGATGGGCTACTTCACCTACTCGCGAGGCTTCAAAGGTGGTGGTTTCAACGGAGTCATCAACCCGCAGGTGGAGGAGCTGCTGCCATTCGATCCGGAGACGCTCGACATGGACGAGCTCGGCTTCAAGACGATCGGCTTCGACCAGCGAGTGACGTTCAATCTGGCGCTCTTCTACGGCGGTTATAGCGATCTGCAGGTCACGGGTCCTC